A single window of Paenibacillus sp. FSL H8-0537 DNA harbors:
- a CDS encoding response regulator: MIELLLVDDEAYVTLSLEKTIPWDELGVSKVYRAESAAEALAIMEAGDIDILVTDIRMPGMDGLQLIEQAKKLWPDLRCILMTGYSDFQYAKKALQLQASDYILKPVDDKEFVRSLMNTIEELKVEWEQAEQYHQLVYNMKSEYGLLRRNLLHDLLLGRQLSDTTIGSKLAQYEIPLRLDAPSVILLIQYSNPYDESNRSSMELMEYAVGNIGEEVFAEHMNVWYGKAPHNCLIFVAQPNEEQQRLLEFSPDYKGQLRAMLEQAVDVFRRQISHFLRSEVSLIISDWFSFPSGMANAYRTGMSVYLSSAIHESGIAVYLENHQAEPETRVNLMEALYKPPTLIHLLESKQWDTALLKIDEVFGNLEQVKFSREHLYEVFLSITNAFMYTAHKQGQFIYEIDHAGFDMLLDHTVIHSLDKLRNWSTDMLERLRTELSSTEEYAKSSLVKQVQELVSASLGHDTSVKTIADKVFLHPVYLSKIYKAQTGESISDYITRMRMERAHYLLKQTNKKIYEITSELGYQNPQYFSKIFRKHYGMTPQEFRDQ, from the coding sequence ATGATTGAATTGCTGCTTGTAGATGATGAGGCCTATGTGACGCTGAGCTTAGAGAAGACCATTCCGTGGGATGAGCTTGGCGTCAGCAAGGTGTACCGGGCCGAGTCTGCTGCCGAGGCACTCGCTATTATGGAGGCGGGCGACATTGATATTTTGGTCACCGACATTCGTATGCCGGGGATGGACGGCTTGCAGCTGATTGAGCAGGCGAAGAAGCTTTGGCCGGATTTGCGCTGTATTTTAATGACCGGCTACTCGGATTTCCAATATGCGAAAAAAGCGCTGCAGCTTCAGGCGTCGGATTATATTTTGAAGCCGGTGGACGATAAGGAATTTGTGCGCAGCCTGATGAATACGATCGAGGAGCTGAAGGTGGAGTGGGAGCAGGCGGAGCAATACCATCAGCTCGTGTACAATATGAAGTCGGAATATGGGCTGCTGCGCCGCAATTTGCTGCATGATCTGCTGCTCGGCCGCCAGCTGTCGGATACGACGATTGGCTCCAAGCTGGCGCAATATGAAATTCCGCTGCGGCTAGATGCTCCTTCGGTCATTTTGCTGATTCAATACAGCAATCCTTACGATGAAAGCAATCGCAGCAGCATGGAGCTGATGGAATATGCGGTCGGCAATATTGGCGAGGAAGTGTTCGCCGAGCATATGAACGTATGGTATGGCAAAGCGCCGCATAATTGCCTCATCTTCGTTGCGCAGCCAAATGAGGAGCAGCAGCGGCTGCTGGAATTTTCGCCGGATTACAAAGGACAGCTGAGGGCGATGCTGGAGCAGGCGGTGGACGTCTTTAGGCGGCAAATTTCCCATTTTCTCCGATCGGAAGTATCGCTTATTATTTCCGACTGGTTCTCCTTTCCGAGTGGCATGGCGAATGCATACCGGACAGGAATGAGCGTCTATTTGTCGAGCGCGATTCATGAATCGGGCATTGCCGTCTACTTGGAAAATCATCAGGCGGAGCCGGAGACGCGAGTGAATCTGATGGAGGCGCTGTATAAGCCGCCTACGCTTATTCATTTGCTGGAGTCCAAGCAGTGGGACACGGCGCTGCTCAAGATCGATGAGGTGTTCGGCAATTTAGAGCAGGTGAAGTTTTCGCGTGAGCATCTGTATGAGGTGTTTCTCTCCATTACGAATGCCTTTATGTATACGGCCCATAAACAGGGACAATTTATTTATGAGATCGATCACGCAGGCTTTGATATGCTGCTCGACCATACGGTTATTCATTCGCTGGACAAGCTGCGGAATTGGTCGACAGATATGCTGGAGCGGCTGCGCACGGAGCTGTCTAGCACCGAGGAATACGCCAAGAGCAGCTTGGTCAAGCAGGTGCAGGAGCTTGTGTCCGCAAGTCTTGGTCATGATACGTCGGTGAAGACGATTGCTGACAAGGTGTTTTTGCACCCCGTCTATTTGTCCAAAATTTATAAAGCACAGACTGGCGAGAGTATCAGTGACTATATTACCCGAATGCGGATGGAGCGGGCGCATTATTTGCTGAAGCAGACCAATAAGAAAATTTATGAGATTACGTCGGAGCTAGGTTATCAAAATCCGCAATATTTTAGCAAAATTTTCCGCAAGCATTACGGCATGACGCCGCAGGAGTTCCGCGACCAATAG
- a CDS encoding sugar ABC transporter, translated as MISAYKKQLLLVLSLILVVSLLAACGKDNTGTGESTNAGASTGNEYKEKYDPPVTLTTVWGVAPEVKYKNGETIENNVATKWAKEQFGIEIKSLWSVTDTNNALATKLRLAMSSGQDMPDVLVVGNNDPQLVADLVDSGYFGEAGDLFDKYANDTWKKAMELDPNVWNPYIRDGKKMGIPVLDYAYNNDYLLWIRQDWLDKLNMKVPTTIAELETVMEAFKNNNPDGLAPDKVTPLSIGFKTKLSSWMGDPSWIFGAYGAMPEQWNVGTDGNLEYGSINTGMKQGLEKLSEWSKKGFIPKEAALWDENKTAEPAVAGTAGIIPGPYWMSGWPLADTAKNVPTAKWTPIALPKGPDGKATSHGTPFSSAVILINKDIKHPEALFTYENWMFDNFANPAKGSSLEVGMFKGYDYDVDANGNTLYQDDIPGGYINIVRYFLVRDGARIPDAQMTALLALADGKEPETKLEKDIANSFGKQTPEAAKVLMSQKDVALMNMFTGPTTPTMKSKMDYLKKIELQTFNEIIYGTKPIDAFDTFVANWKKSGGEQITKEVNEWYASVK; from the coding sequence ATGATTAGCGCTTACAAAAAGCAGCTGCTGCTCGTATTAAGCCTCATTCTCGTTGTCAGCCTGCTCGCAGCATGCGGCAAGGATAACACAGGCACGGGCGAGAGCACGAACGCAGGAGCTTCAACAGGAAATGAATATAAAGAGAAATATGATCCGCCTGTCACATTGACGACCGTATGGGGCGTAGCTCCTGAGGTGAAATATAAAAATGGTGAAACGATTGAGAACAATGTAGCGACAAAATGGGCCAAGGAGCAATTCGGTATCGAGATTAAATCGCTATGGTCGGTAACGGATACAAACAATGCTTTAGCTACAAAGCTGCGCCTGGCCATGTCCTCAGGACAGGATATGCCTGATGTGCTGGTTGTAGGCAATAATGATCCGCAGCTGGTTGCTGATTTGGTCGATTCCGGCTATTTCGGTGAAGCTGGCGACCTGTTTGACAAATACGCAAATGACACATGGAAAAAAGCGATGGAGCTTGATCCTAACGTATGGAATCCATATATTCGCGACGGCAAAAAAATGGGTATTCCTGTACTAGATTATGCTTATAACAACGATTACTTGCTTTGGATCCGCCAGGATTGGCTGGACAAGCTGAATATGAAGGTCCCAACTACGATTGCCGAGCTGGAAACCGTAATGGAAGCTTTCAAAAACAACAATCCGGACGGTTTGGCTCCGGATAAAGTAACGCCGCTTAGCATTGGCTTCAAAACGAAGCTGAGCAGTTGGATGGGCGACCCATCATGGATTTTTGGTGCTTATGGTGCTATGCCAGAGCAGTGGAATGTTGGGACTGACGGAAATCTTGAATATGGATCTATTAATACAGGCATGAAGCAGGGTCTGGAGAAGCTTTCGGAGTGGAGCAAAAAAGGCTTTATTCCAAAAGAAGCTGCGCTATGGGATGAGAACAAGACGGCTGAGCCAGCAGTTGCAGGAACAGCGGGTATTATCCCTGGACCTTACTGGATGAGCGGCTGGCCGCTTGCCGATACAGCGAAAAACGTGCCAACAGCAAAATGGACACCGATCGCACTGCCAAAAGGTCCGGATGGCAAAGCAACAAGCCATGGCACGCCATTTTCCAGCGCTGTTATTTTAATCAACAAAGATATTAAGCATCCTGAAGCTTTGTTCACTTATGAGAACTGGATGTTTGACAACTTCGCAAACCCTGCTAAGGGCAGCTCGCTTGAGGTGGGTATGTTCAAAGGCTATGACTATGATGTTGATGCCAATGGCAACACACTTTATCAAGATGATATCCCTGGAGGCTATATCAACATTGTTCGTTATTTCCTCGTTCGCGATGGAGCCCGTATTCCAGATGCTCAAATGACAGCTTTGCTGGCTTTGGCAGATGGCAAGGAGCCGGAGACGAAGCTGGAAAAAGATATTGCCAACAGCTTTGGCAAGCAAACGCCAGAGGCGGCGAAGGTGCTCATGTCCCAGAAGGATGTTGCGCTTATGAACATGTTTACTGGTCCTACAACGCCGACGATGAAGTCCAAAATGGATTATCTGAAAAAAATCGAGCTTCAAACGTTTAACGAAATTATTTACGGCACGAAGCCGATTGACGCATTCGATACGTTCGTTGCCAACTGGAAGAAATCCGGCGGCGAGCAAATTACGAAAGAAGTAAATGAATGGTATGCGTCTGTAAAATAG
- a CDS encoding ABC transporter permease subunit, giving the protein MRQLKRHWPFHLMILPSLVFLILFSYLPMAGIVMAFQDFKPRLGITGSEWIGLDNFRYMFEREDSLEVIWNTLVIAVLKIIFNLAAPFIFALFLNEVRKELFKRYVQTMVYLPHFLSWVILGGILIDILSSDGGFVNRLLGMVGIGPIFFLGEGNWFRFTVIISEVWKEFGYGTIVFLAALSNINPSLYEAAEVDGASRWKQTLHITMPSMVPMAIVVGTLALGNILNAGFDQIFNLYNPLVYDKGDIIDTFVYRTAIISGEMGFGTAVGLFKSIISMILIFVSYRMAYKLANYRIF; this is encoded by the coding sequence ATGAGGCAGCTAAAGCGCCACTGGCCGTTCCATCTCATGATTTTGCCATCTCTTGTTTTTCTGATTTTGTTCAGCTATTTGCCAATGGCCGGCATTGTCATGGCCTTCCAAGACTTTAAGCCCCGGCTGGGCATTACAGGCTCGGAATGGATCGGTCTCGATAATTTTCGCTATATGTTCGAGCGGGAGGACAGCTTGGAGGTTATTTGGAACACGCTGGTCATTGCGGTTTTGAAAATTATTTTTAACCTCGCAGCTCCATTCATCTTTGCTCTTTTCTTAAATGAGGTGCGCAAGGAGCTTTTCAAGCGTTATGTGCAAACGATGGTTTATTTGCCCCACTTCCTGTCATGGGTCATACTGGGTGGTATTTTGATCGACATCCTGTCTAGCGATGGCGGTTTTGTAAACCGGCTTCTGGGCATGGTCGGGATCGGGCCTATCTTCTTCCTTGGAGAAGGCAACTGGTTCCGCTTTACGGTTATTATTTCCGAGGTGTGGAAAGAGTTCGGTTACGGAACGATTGTCTTTCTGGCAGCTCTATCGAACATTAACCCCTCGCTGTACGAGGCAGCTGAAGTGGACGGCGCAAGCCGCTGGAAGCAGACGCTTCACATTACGATGCCTTCGATGGTACCGATGGCGATTGTTGTAGGTACACTGGCACTCGGCAACATTTTGAATGCGGGCTTTGACCAAATTTTCAACCTTTATAATCCGCTTGTCTACGATAAAGGCGACATTATTGATACGTTCGTTTATCGCACAGCGATTATCAGCGGGGAAATGGGCTTTGGAACAGCGGTCGGATTATTCAAATCCATTATCAGCATGATCTTGATATTCGTCTCATACCGCATGGCTTATAAATTGGCAAACTATCGAATTTTCTAA
- a CDS encoding carbohydrate ABC transporter permease: MYHKTLSYRIFSILNNTGLLFISLLCIIPLVHVLAISFSAKSAADANIVNLWPVDFTLEAYRKTIDNPIFLNSIWISIMRTSIGTALTLLLAFMAAYPLSRESTSFKARSYYSWIFVFAMVFNGGLVPFYMMIQNLNLMGSFWALVLPGAVNIYLTILMMNFFRGIPKELEEAAMIDGAGHFRVLFTIFLPVSKPAIATLSLFSIVFHWNSWFDGLLYTEGVHQYPLATFLQTVIISRDMSSMSLDPVSLALISQKTVSAAQIFIGALPVLIIYPFLQKFFVKGLVVGSVKE; the protein is encoded by the coding sequence ATGTATCATAAAACACTGTCATATCGCATATTTTCAATACTCAATAATACAGGGCTGCTGTTTATCTCGCTCCTGTGCATTATCCCGCTTGTTCATGTACTGGCGATTTCGTTCAGTGCGAAGTCAGCGGCCGATGCCAATATCGTTAATTTATGGCCGGTAGATTTCACTTTGGAGGCTTATCGTAAAACGATCGACAACCCGATCTTTCTAAACTCGATCTGGATATCTATCATGCGGACCTCCATTGGCACGGCGCTTACGCTGCTGCTGGCTTTTATGGCAGCCTACCCGCTTTCCAGAGAAAGCACGAGCTTTAAGGCACGTTCTTACTACTCCTGGATTTTCGTCTTCGCGATGGTCTTTAATGGCGGGCTTGTTCCCTTCTATATGATGATCCAGAATTTGAACCTGATGGGCTCCTTCTGGGCACTGGTGCTTCCCGGAGCGGTTAATATTTATTTAACGATCCTGATGATGAACTTCTTCCGGGGCATTCCGAAGGAGCTGGAGGAGGCGGCGATGATCGATGGAGCAGGGCACTTCCGGGTGCTGTTCACGATCTTCCTGCCCGTATCGAAGCCAGCGATTGCAACGCTCAGTTTGTTCAGCATCGTGTTCCACTGGAATTCATGGTTCGACGGCCTGCTGTACACAGAGGGTGTTCACCAATATCCACTGGCGACCTTTCTGCAAACGGTCATTATTTCGCGCGACATGAGCTCGATGAGCCTTGATCCGGTATCACTTGCCTTGATCTCGCAGAAGACGGTTAGTGCGGCGCAAATTTTTATCGGTGCGCTTCCTGTCCTGATTATTTATCCGTTTCTGCAAAAGTTTTTCGTTAAAGGCCTCGTCGTAGGCTCGGTAAAAGAATAG
- the map gene encoding type I methionyl aminopeptidase, which yields MIILKSPREIEEMKPASQIVAACYREVAKLIEPGITTQEINDFVARHITKLGGKQFTKGYNGYPAETCISVNDVVAHGIPSSQVLMDGDLLKLDIVVEYGGWFGDSCWCYAVGNIRPEAQKIMRVAKECLDLGIARALPGGRLGDITSAIQQHAEANGFSVVRDLLAHGIGRSLHEEPSYEHIGVAGKGIRLKEGMVFTIEPMINEGTFRIKIDDDRWTARTADGKLSAQYEHTIAITQDGPLILTAQ from the coding sequence ATGATCATTTTAAAATCACCTAGGGAAATCGAAGAGATGAAGCCGGCGAGCCAAATTGTTGCGGCCTGCTACCGCGAGGTGGCCAAGCTGATCGAGCCTGGGATCACCACCCAGGAAATCAATGACTTTGTTGCCAGACACATTACCAAGCTGGGCGGCAAGCAGTTTACGAAAGGGTACAACGGTTACCCCGCCGAAACCTGCATTTCGGTCAATGATGTGGTGGCCCACGGCATTCCTTCGAGCCAGGTGCTTATGGACGGCGACTTGCTCAAGCTCGACATCGTCGTGGAATACGGCGGGTGGTTCGGCGATTCGTGCTGGTGCTATGCAGTGGGCAATATCAGGCCCGAGGCACAAAAAATAATGAGGGTAGCAAAGGAATGCTTGGACCTGGGGATAGCCCGGGCGCTCCCTGGGGGCCGGCTCGGCGACATAACGTCGGCGATTCAACAGCATGCGGAAGCGAATGGGTTTTCGGTCGTACGCGATCTGCTGGCGCACGGGATCGGGCGGAGCCTGCACGAGGAGCCGAGCTACGAGCATATCGGCGTAGCCGGTAAAGGCATTCGGTTAAAGGAAGGCATGGTGTTTACGATTGAACCGATGATCAACGAAGGGACGTTCCGTATCAAGATCGATGATGATCGGTGGACGGCGAGAACGGCCGACGGCAAGTTGTCAGCGCAATATGAGCATACGATCGCAATCACGCAAGACGGACCGCTGATTTTAACGGCTCAGTAA
- a CDS encoding helix-turn-helix domain-containing protein, which translates to MTPRTKEQNDEIRLRRLAQIRSAAADVFLNKGPLLEIRDVAAQAGLGYGTVYHYYSNKGDLLQDLLWDALERAGGWLETPLVAPLELPRASTLEEAPAGGHFGLAAAADSGNSAVADSRSGSRETAAAAELGPVAAASVRLLQLWAEDHAHYLLYKLAGEGFASMPEARSATLSAAFRREVLAPLAALLETGRAADGAATSAGNASEPPYQLQHAEMLLAALVGCASLSLRRGKLHEEAKDIARFLKL; encoded by the coding sequence ATGACTCCACGCACGAAGGAACAAAACGATGAGATCCGGCTGCGGCGTCTAGCGCAAATCCGGAGTGCCGCTGCCGATGTGTTTTTGAACAAAGGGCCTTTACTGGAAATCCGCGATGTGGCCGCGCAGGCGGGACTCGGCTATGGCACGGTATACCATTATTACAGCAATAAGGGAGATTTGCTCCAAGATCTGCTATGGGACGCATTGGAACGGGCCGGGGGATGGCTGGAGACGCCGCTAGTGGCTCCGCTGGAGCTTCCTCGCGCTTCGACTTTGGAGGAGGCACCGGCGGGCGGGCATTTTGGCTTGGCTGCTGCGGCGGACTCCGGGAATTCGGCTGTCGCGGATTCCCGAAGCGGCAGCCGCGAAACGGCCGCTGCCGCAGAGCTTGGCCCTGTCGCCGCCGCCAGTGTTCGGCTGCTGCAGCTTTGGGCGGAGGACCACGCCCATTACCTGCTGTATAAGCTGGCCGGTGAGGGCTTTGCCTCGATGCCTGAAGCGCGCTCGGCCACGCTCTCGGCCGCCTTTCGCCGGGAGGTGCTTGCGCCGCTGGCCGCGCTGCTGGAAACCGGGCGTGCGGCGGACGGTGCTGCCACTTCTGCCGGAAACGCATCGGAGCCGCCGTATCAGCTACAGCACGCGGAAATGCTGCTGGCCGCCTTGGTCGGCTGCGCCTCGCTTTCGCTTCGCCGCGGTAAGCTGCACGAGGAGGCGAAGGATATCGCCCGGTTTTTAAAATTGTAG